Proteins encoded within one genomic window of Panicum virgatum strain AP13 chromosome 1N, P.virgatum_v5, whole genome shotgun sequence:
- the LOC120655508 gene encoding probable lactoylglutathione lyase, chloroplastic isoform X2 — MRALPATAGRGAVACAAAPVPRRSLLLSTAAAGAALNAEQLPLRLTGGAAAKIRAPADAAQAVTFTSTDDALAWTNKDNRRLLHVVYRVGDLDKTIKFYTECLGMKVLRKRDIPEEKYTNAFLGYGPEDSHFAIELAYNYGVDKYDIGAGFGHFGIGVNDVAKTVELVRAKGGKVTREPGPVKGGKTVIAFVEDPDGYKFEILERPGTPEPLCQVMLRVGDLDRAISFYEKACGMELLRKRDNPEYKYTVAMMGYGPEEKNAVLELTYNYGVSEYTKGNAYAQIAIGTDDVYKTAEVVKLFGGQVVREPGPLPGISTKITAILDPDGWKSVFVDNIDFAKELE, encoded by the exons ATGAGGGCTCTCCCGGCGACGGCCGGCCGCGGGGCGgtggcctgcgccgccgcgcccgtcccccggaggtccctgctcctctccaccgccgccgcag GTGCGGCGCTGAACGCGGAGCAGCTGCCGCTGCGGCTGaccgggggcgcggcggcgaagaTCCGGGCCCCGGCGGACGCGGCGCAGGCGGTCACCTTCACCAGCACGGACGACGCCCTGGCGTGGACCAACAAGGACAACCGGCGCCTCCTCCACGTCGTCTACCGCGtcggcgacctcgacaagaCAATCAA GTTCTACACCGAGTGCCTGGGGATGAAGGTGCTGAGGAAGAGGGACATCCCCGAGGAGAAGTACACCAACGCGTTCCTCGGCTACGGGCCCGAGGACTCGCACTTCGCCATCGAGCTCGCTTACA ACTACGGGGTCGACAAGTACGACATCGGCGCAGGTTTCGGCCATTTCGGTATCGGAGTCAATGAT GTGGCCAAGACAGTTGAGCTCGTGAGAGCAAAGGGAGGCAAGGTGACCAGGGAGCCCGGGCCTGTCAAGGGCGGCAAGACCGTGATCGCCTTCGTCGAGGACCCTGACGGCTACAAGTTTGAGATCCTTGAGAGGCCGGGCACCCCGGAGCCCCTGTGCCAGGTCATGCTCCGCGTCGGCGATCTCGACCGCGCCATAAGCTTCTACGAGAAG GCTTGTGGCATGGAGCTGTTACGGAAGAGAGATAATCCTGAATACAAG TATACGGTGGCCATGATGGGGTACGGGCCTGAAGAGAAGAATGCAGTCCTGGAGCTGACCTACAACTACGGCGTCTCCGAGTACACCAAGGGGAACGCGTACGCGCAG ATCGCCATCGGCACCGACGATGTCTACAAGACGGCCGAGGTGGTGAAGCTGTTCGGGGGGCAGGTGGTGAGGGAGCCGGGGCCATTGCCGGGGATCAGCACCAAGATCACGGCCATCCTGGACCCTGATGGCTGGAAATCG GTGTTTGTCGACAACATTGACTTTGCCAAGGAGCTGGAGTAG
- the LOC120655508 gene encoding probable lactoylglutathione lyase, chloroplastic isoform X1, giving the protein MRALPATAGRGAVACAAAPVPRRSLLLSTAAAGAALNAEQLPLRLTGGAAAKIRAPADAAQAVTFTSTDDALAWTNKDNRRLLHVVYRVGDLDKTIKFYTECLGMKVLRKRDIPEEKYTNAFLGYGPEDSHFAIELAYNYGVDKYDIGAGFGHFGIGVNDVAKTVELVRAKGGKVTREPGPVKGGKTVIAFVEDPDGYKFEILERPGTPEPLCQVMLRVGDLDRAISFYEKACGMELLRKRDNPEYKYTVAMMGYGPEEKNAVLELTYNYGVSEYTKGNAYAQIAIGTDDVYKTAEVVKLFGGQVVREPGPLPGISTKITAILDPDGWKSVPGSRCLSTTLTLPRSWSSL; this is encoded by the exons ATGAGGGCTCTCCCGGCGACGGCCGGCCGCGGGGCGgtggcctgcgccgccgcgcccgtcccccggaggtccctgctcctctccaccgccgccgcag GTGCGGCGCTGAACGCGGAGCAGCTGCCGCTGCGGCTGaccgggggcgcggcggcgaagaTCCGGGCCCCGGCGGACGCGGCGCAGGCGGTCACCTTCACCAGCACGGACGACGCCCTGGCGTGGACCAACAAGGACAACCGGCGCCTCCTCCACGTCGTCTACCGCGtcggcgacctcgacaagaCAATCAA GTTCTACACCGAGTGCCTGGGGATGAAGGTGCTGAGGAAGAGGGACATCCCCGAGGAGAAGTACACCAACGCGTTCCTCGGCTACGGGCCCGAGGACTCGCACTTCGCCATCGAGCTCGCTTACA ACTACGGGGTCGACAAGTACGACATCGGCGCAGGTTTCGGCCATTTCGGTATCGGAGTCAATGAT GTGGCCAAGACAGTTGAGCTCGTGAGAGCAAAGGGAGGCAAGGTGACCAGGGAGCCCGGGCCTGTCAAGGGCGGCAAGACCGTGATCGCCTTCGTCGAGGACCCTGACGGCTACAAGTTTGAGATCCTTGAGAGGCCGGGCACCCCGGAGCCCCTGTGCCAGGTCATGCTCCGCGTCGGCGATCTCGACCGCGCCATAAGCTTCTACGAGAAG GCTTGTGGCATGGAGCTGTTACGGAAGAGAGATAATCCTGAATACAAG TATACGGTGGCCATGATGGGGTACGGGCCTGAAGAGAAGAATGCAGTCCTGGAGCTGACCTACAACTACGGCGTCTCCGAGTACACCAAGGGGAACGCGTACGCGCAG ATCGCCATCGGCACCGACGATGTCTACAAGACGGCCGAGGTGGTGAAGCTGTTCGGGGGGCAGGTGGTGAGGGAGCCGGGGCCATTGCCGGGGATCAGCACCAAGATCACGGCCATCCTGGACCCTGATGGCTGGAAATCGGTACCAGGCTCCAG GTGTTTGTCGACAACATTGACTTTGCCAAGGAGCTGGAGTAGTCTGTAG
- the LOC120653425 gene encoding uncharacterized protein LOC120653425 — MDSCPTCGESRWKDTVGTEKDDPVVTGGGKKLFPRKILRYFPLIPRLQRLYMRASTSSLMRWHKEERVRDGKMRHPADSLAWQHVDGEYKNFASDPRNVRLGLAADGFNPFGMLNVSYTTWPVILIPYNLPPWLCLKQPYWMMSMLIPGPKSPEMNIDVYLQPLIDELKELWVKGVETWDAKVKKNFTLRALLIRTINDFPAYAMLSGWSTKGKFACSYCHKDTDYLWLKFGSKHCYLGHWRFLPQNHRWRRNKKSVNNKVEMREAPVPLTGPQVLQQYERFEQPKFGTATKKRKQREKESRWHNWRKKSIFFELPYWKKLLVRHNLDVMHIEKNICESIIGTLLDLDGKCKDSDKARLDMQLLGIRQDQHPVLENGRYTLPPSLYSLGKEEKIMLCRFLEGVRMPDGYASNIKRCVDVNGCKVSGLKSHDYHVILQKLLPLVAHHILPEDVARPLIELSRFFNALCSKELVQGDIEKLSTSIAETLCRLEMIFPLVFFDIMMHLPVHLAEETKIGGPVCYRWMYPIERYLRTLKGYVRNKAQPEGSIAEGYISEECMTFCSRFLEDIDMKLNRPTRHESSAVNEPPAGLSIIGSIDYSKKGCKIEHISRFDMLQMRHYILSNCDEAIPWINEHKELMRRTSAHGIDKRHREHFVGWFERKMKVVYAEGKISDELYALSQGPHYLARVFNRCFIHDFLFRTASTEVNFTTQNSGVLVKGDDNMGNMDWYGVLKKIITLDFPGENEVIMFECDWYDIPAATKNKKPEENEQQGQIDIDSLDIGVETMNISTQHEELTNWTRNDLQGVTGDASIIETAIPVPEPNDDDLVDEHDDNDDTYIDDGHIAPVNSLGQG, encoded by the exons ATGGATAGCTGTCCAACATGTGGTGAGTCTAGGTGGAAAGATACTGTGGGTACAGAAAAGGATGATCCTGTTGTCACTGGTGGTGGAAAAAAGCTTTTTCCCCGTAAGATCCTTCGTTATTTTCCACTTATTCCTCGTTTGCAAAGATTGTATATGAGAGCATCAACATCTTCACTGATGCGTTGGCACAAGGAAGAACGGGTGCGTGATGGGAAAATGCGTCACCCTGCAGACTCATTGGCATGGCAGCATGTGGATGGCGAGTATAAGAATTTTGCATCGGACCCTCGCAATGTAAGGCTTGGTCTTGCAGCTGATGGCTTCAACCCGTTTGGGATGTTGAATGTTTCATATACTACATGGCCTGTCATCCTAATCCCTTACAACTTGCCTCCGTGGTTGTGTTTGAAACAACCATACTGGATGATGTCTATGTTGATACCAGGGCCGAAATCACCAGAAATGAATATTGATGTCTATTTGCAGCCCCTGATTGATGAGCTGAAGGAATTGTGGGTAAAAGGTGTTGAAACATGGGATGCGAAGGTAAAGAAGAATTTTACTCTTCGTGCGCTTCTAATAAGGACCATAAATGATTTTCCTGCCTATGCCATGCTATCTGGTTGGAGTACGAAAGGAAAGTTTGCATGTTCATATTGCCACAAAGATACAGACTACTTATGGTTGAAATTCGGGTCGAAGCACTGCTACTTGGGTCATTGGCGGTTTCTACCTCAGAACCATAGGTGGCGTAGGAACAAAAAAAGCGTCAACAACAAGGTAGAGATGAGGGAGGCACCTGTGCCATTGACTGGTCCACAAGTTTTACAACAATATGAAAGGTTTGAGCAACCAAAATTTGGGACAGCCACAAAAAAGAGGAAGCAACGTGAAAAAGAGAGTAGGTGGCACAACTGGAGAAAGAAGAGTATATTTTTTGAGCTGCCTTACTGGAAAAAATTGCTTGTAAGGCATAATTTGGATGTTATGCACATCGAGAAAAATATCTGTGAGAGCATAATTGGGACGTTGCTTGACTTAGATGGGAAGTGTAAGGATAGTGACAAGGCACGGCTTGACATGCAACTTCTTGGGATAAGGCAGGATCAACATCCAGTGCTAGAGAATGGTCGATATACTTTGCCACCATCACTGTACTCATTAGGCAAGGAGGAGAAGATCATGTTATGTAGATTCCTAGAAGGAGTGAGGATGCCTGATGGTTATGCATCTAATATAAAGAGATGTGTGGATGTCAATGGTTGCAAGGTTTCTGGACTGAAATCACATGACTATCATGTTATTTTGCAGAAACTGTTACCCTTAGTTGCACACCACATATTGCCTGAAGATGTTGCTAGACCATTGATTGAGCTTAGCAGGTTTTTCAATGCGCTATGTTCAAAGGAGCTGGTGCAAGGTGACATTGAAAAACTAAGCACTTCAATTGCTGAGACTTTATGTCGGCTTGAGATGATATTTCCACTAGTATTTTTTGATATTATGATGCACCTGCCAGTTCATTTAGCTGAGGAGACTAAAATTGGAGGACCAGTGTGTTATCGGTGGATGTATCCAATCGAGAGGTATCTGCGTACACTTAAAGGATATGTTAGAAACAAGGCACAACCAGAAGGCTCAATAGCTGAGGGATATATCTCAGAGGAGTGCATGACATTTTGCTCTCGCTTCCTAGAAGACATTGACATGAAGCTGAATCGCCCAACCCGTCATGAGAGCAGCGCAGTGAATGAACCACCAGCTGGGCTTAGCATAATTGGGAGCATCGACTACAGTAAGAAAGGTTGCAAAATTGAGCATATTTCAAGATTTGACATGCTGCAGATGCGGCACTACATATTATCAAACTGTGATGAGGCAATTCCATGGATTAA TGAGCATAAGGAGCTGATGAGAAGAACAAGTGCACATGGCATTGATAAGCGTCATAGGGAGCATTTTGTTGGGTGGTTTGAACGTAAG ATGAAGGTAGTTTATGCAGAAGGGAAGATTAGTGATGAGCTATATGCCCTTTCTCAGGGTCCACACTACCTGGCTCGTGTTTTCAACAGATGCTTCATTCATGATTTCCTTTTTCGCACGGCTTCTACAGAGGTCAACTTCACTACACAAAATTCTGGAGTTTTAGTGAAGGGTGATGATAATATGGGCAATATGGATTGGTATGGTGTCCTCAAAAAGATAATCACACTAGATTTCCCTGGAGAAAATGAAGTCATTATGTTTGAGTGTGATTGGTACGACATTCCTGCTGCTACTAAGAACAAAA AACCAGAAGAGAATGAACAACAAGGACAGATTGATATTGACTCACTCGACATCGGTGTGGAGACCATGAACATTTCTACTCAACATGAAGAGTTGACAAATTGGACAAGGAATGACCTCCAAGGAGTGACCGGAGATGCTAGCATCATTGAAACTGCTATACCTGTGCCAGAACCAAATGATGATGACTTAGTTGATgaacatgatgataatgatgacaCCTACATCGACGATGGACATATTGCACCTGTTAACTCTTTAGGCCAAGGATAG